aaataaaacaaaattaaagaaatgatgtgaggggtgcctggatggctcagtcggttaagtgtctgccttcagctcaggtcatgatcttggggtcctgggattgagccctgtgtcaggcaccCTGTTCAGCAGAgtgtcttcttctctctctgccctctgcccttcctggtcGGTTgtgctcctgcactctctctcaaataaataaataaaatcttttttaaaaaaagaaatcatgatgaaaattttctattttcaaaactaAAGGAGGATATTACAAATCAGAAATGCATTGTaacaaaaatgggcaaataaaaataccagaaatatTAATCAACTGTGtaacacaaaagaaaaggaaaaaaataaaagcactgagaaaaagggaaaatgtttaaaGGCAATGAAAGATAAGATGGAGAAAAACCTACAAAGGTGAGAGCAAAATGTCTGCAGCCTTACTAGAAGccagaatacaaagaaataaatatagagtGCAGTGAGAGACTATTATTCAACTAAAATTGAGTACGTAGCTaaatatcttgaaataaaaagaataagttagttttcaagaaaatattgCATTGCCAATAGGTAATACCAATATTGAACCAAAGTACAAGAACAGtactttggaaattttttctttgtatggaGAGAAAATTTTCCTTAAGGGAGTTTTAGAATGGAAATTACAAACATATGGGAATATTGAATCTCTTTGATAGTAAACTAAAGAAACTGGAGGACTGATGCATCAcggtttcaaaaatatttagataaattaaaatataattttaaattacaattaaattaaaattaaattttaaatgttatttaagtaAATACCATGTCATTTGAATAAAGGCCAAATAATCATCTTTTTGGATATCTATCTTATGAATAAGTAGTTATAAATTGTTTGTAATTTTTCCACACTTTTGAAACACATTTTCGTCCTTTTATCAGAACTAATTAAGTACCAAAGCACTGACAGTGGCATAGACATTGGACAGAAGCTTCTGGAAATCCAGGATGACTGGGTCATAATTCCATAACACAGTTGAGGACAATGAGGTGATGATGTCTATCCAGTACACGACCACAAAGAAACTCACCAACAACAGGACAGTCTGGGTGGCCCTGTTCTCTGGGGAGGCTCTTGAGAAGCTAGTGCTGTGAAGGTGCTGGCAACACCTCTGATGCCTGGTCAGGAGAATCACCATGTATGAACTTGAGAGCACCATGAGTCCGACAAAGTAGACATCCCTGGCTATTGTCAATGTTAAAATCAGTCCCCTGATGATGGGGTCCATGGGAGAAAGTGAGCAGTATTTACTGACATTCAGTAGATCGGTCTGGGTCACATTAAAAGATGCCACAGAATAGATGATGCAGTTACTACTGAGAGACAAACTGAGAAACCATaagatgagaaaagaatggaagatgtgttttgtgcatttatatttaaacCTGGCCAACCAGGAGGTGCTGGGGCTGATGGTGATGACCTGGATCACACTCAGGAGGCAGGTGGTGCAGATGGAGAGACTCCTTGTTACTCTGCCCATGCAGAATAAAGCCTTACATTCAAAATCATTTATAGAGTTCAGTGATCCCAACACTTCTGCAGACAATAAAAACAGCCCAGTAAAGAGTTTCATTACGTGAACAAAGGACAAGTGACAGATGATCAGGTCAGTGGGCTTAGGCCTGTGATCCAGAAGGAGCATGAAGAtgtggaagagaaggaggaagaagttgGCTGAGACTCCAATACCAACTTGTAAAAACTGGCATATTTTAACAGTAACATAAATGGAAGATGTGATCATGATAATGgcagaaaaacatattttgtatatctggggaaaaaaaaagacctcacaTCATCAACGTCATTATTTTTGTTGTCGAAATCATCACCATCACAATTTTTATTtcacctaatttttattttgcccaGTTAATCAGTAAATCTATGTTGTATAAAGTCTGAGAAATACAATCTCAACATTACTTGTACATAAATTTGGGTGTGtgaatattatatacacacatatctatttgctgtctatctatctacttttttatttatctatctctcATCcatctacagagagagagagaaagaaagaggggttaggagagagagagagatctcaaacAACATATCCATAATCATGCCAGGATAATGTACCCATTCTCCATACTCCTATGGTACatgcatttcttttcctcttcNNNNNNNNNNNNNNNNNNNNNNNNNNNNNNNNNN
The Ailuropoda melanoleuca isolate Jingjing chromosome 3, ASM200744v2, whole genome shotgun sequence DNA segment above includes these coding regions:
- the LOC100484474 gene encoding putative vomeronasal receptor-like protein 4 — encoded protein: MITSSIYVTVKICQFLQVGIGVSANFFLLLFHIFMLLLDHRPKPTDLIICHLSFVHVMKLFTGLFLLSAEVLGSLNSINDFECKALFCMGRVTRSLSICTTCLLSVIQVITISPSTSWLARFKYKCTKHIFHSFLILWFLSLSLSSNCIIYSVASFNVTQTDLLNVSKYCSLSPMDPIIRGLILTLTIARDVYFVGLMVLSSSYMVILLTRHQRCCQHLHSTSFSRASPENRATQTVLLLVSFFVVVYWIDIITSLSSTVLWNYDPVILDFQKLLSNVYATVSALVLN